The proteins below are encoded in one region of Myxococcales bacterium:
- a CDS encoding transposase → MPRPLRRLLPEEAYFVTNRTFEQRFFFKPSNKVNEIIGRCLAKAIATYEIQLFAFVFMANHFHFVLRAPLGNLSDFMACFQSMLARDINRHLGRNGPMFQRRYSAIPILDEGAFIERMVYTLNNPVKAGLVNQAGQHTGLSSFPETFQNKSRSFCWMDRSRWWQAGCPKKSKAFEKRVPLRITPLAKPWRMMLEQELKSDALRLKQERQASGKALLRSAKAKRIKTTDRPKSSKRSPQPRCHSTEPKLRAAFDEVWHRFVQTFREGAMCVAQGNWLDAVFPPGSFPPTRYPVRFDGCESITATLCF, encoded by the coding sequence ATGCCGCGCCCACTACGTCGTCTTTTGCCCGAAGAAGCCTATTTTGTGACCAACCGCACCTTTGAGCAGCGTTTCTTTTTCAAACCAAGCAATAAGGTCAACGAAATCATCGGCAGATGTCTCGCCAAAGCCATCGCCACTTACGAAATACAGCTCTTCGCCTTCGTCTTTATGGCCAACCATTTTCACTTCGTGCTTCGCGCGCCACTTGGCAACCTCAGCGATTTCATGGCCTGTTTTCAAAGCATGCTAGCCCGGGACATCAACCGCCACCTTGGCCGAAATGGCCCCATGTTTCAGCGTCGCTACAGCGCCATCCCCATCCTTGATGAAGGCGCGTTTATCGAACGCATGGTCTACACCCTAAACAATCCTGTCAAAGCGGGTTTGGTAAACCAAGCAGGGCAGCATACCGGACTGAGCAGTTTCCCTGAAACCTTCCAGAACAAAAGCAGAAGCTTTTGCTGGATGGACCGAAGCCGGTGGTGGCAGGCGGGATGCCCTAAAAAGAGCAAGGCTTTTGAAAAAAGGGTTCCTTTGCGCATTACGCCTCTGGCAAAGCCTTGGCGCATGATGCTTGAGCAAGAACTAAAAAGCGATGCCTTGCGTTTGAAGCAGGAGCGCCAAGCATCAGGCAAAGCCTTGCTTAGAAGCGCAAAAGCCAAGCGCATCAAAACCACCGACCGACCAAAAAGCTCAAAGCGCAGTCCGCAACCGCGCTGTCATAGCACCGAGCCCAAGCTAAGAGCAGCGTTTGATGAGGTATGGCATCGCTTCGTTCAAACCTTCCGAGAAGGAGCGATGTGCGTCGCTCAAGGCAATTGGCTAGATGCCGTTTTCCCTCCGGGAAGTTTCCCGCCCACACGCTATCCTGTGCGTTTCGATGGTTGTGAAAGCATTACCGCCACACTCTGTTTCTAA